One Candidatus Tanganyikabacteria bacterium genomic window, CGATCGGTGACGAAGATCGTCTCGCCGGCCTTCACCAGTCGCACGTATTCGGCAAGCTTGTTTTTGAGATCGCGAAGACCGATCTTCCTCATATCAAAATTGTAGCCCGTGCGGCCACCGAAGTCAACGAGCCCTCCGCGACGCGTCATGCGTCGGCCGCGGCCGGGTTCAATCCCCGGGTCAACCCCGGGGGCCGCCCCTACTTGCCGGCTGGCTCGGGGGCCGCCGGCTGGCGGCTGACCAGCAGTTCCTCGCCGTCCACCCTGACCGAGTAGCGCGGCACGCAGATCTCGGGCGCGCCGGGCATCTCGCCGGTAGTGACGTCGAATGGCCAGCCATGGAGCGGGCAGTAGACTACTTGGCCCTCGAGGAACCCATGCGAAAGGGGCCCGCCGCGGTGCGGGCACGTGTCGTCGATGGCGTGGAACTGGCCGTCCACGTTGAAGACGACCACCTCGCTCGGGCCGACCTGGTACTTCTGCCAGGCCCCCGGTTCGATGTCAGCGGCCTTGCCGACGGGCACGAAGTCGCTCATGCCCGATCATGTTAGTGCATCGACCGCTATTGGGGGAGCCAGATGAGCTTGCTGCGGCGCAGGCGAGGGATGCGCCGGTGGGTGCGGCACGTCTCGGGCCGGGCGACCGCGCTCACCTCGAGGTTCGACAGAGGCGCCGCGGCCTGCTCGGCCGTCAGGCCGGAGAGCAGCCAGCGCTGGCGTTTCCGGCGCGGCCTGCGGGCCACGCGGTCGCCCTTGATCCATCTTACCTGTCCAAGCTTCACGTACACGACCATGGTCGTTCTCCTCCATGTCGTATATCCTGGCAATTACCCCGGAACTGGCCTTAAGACTGGTTTAATCCGACAACCCCCGGTTGATTTAGAGATCCTTCATACAAAGACGGACCGATCTGGGTAGAATGAGGCCAGGATCCGGTGGTGGAGCCCTTCTAAATTATGTCCCCCGCTGCAGCCAGAAAGGAGTCGCTCGACGTGTTCAAAGCGGCCGCTACCAAGCCGTCTCACGCCGTGCTGCAAGAGCTAGAGTGCTATCGCTGCGGGGTGATCCTCGTGGCCGAGGTTCCGAAGAACGAGCCGGAGTACCTCTGCGTCTGCGGCGCGCCGATTCAGCTAGCCATCAAGAGTCAGGCCGCCTAGTCGCCCAGGTGATAGCCCAGGCCGCCGATTAGCGCCTGGGTGCCTTCCGGGATGAAGGCGTTGTAGGCGGCCACCAGAAACATGCGCCGCGACAGGATGTAGCGCGCGCCCGCGCCCAGGCGCTGATCCGGGACGAAGGCGTTGCTGCGCGGATCGTACCAGAAGCGCAGGTTGGCGCCGGCGCCGGCGATGATCGGGTAGAAGTCGAAATCCGCCGCGAAGCCCAGGCCGACCTGCGCCCCCCGCGTGTAGTAGCCCACCGACGGCATCGTGTGGAACTCGAAGATCCCGCCGATGGTGGTGCTCTCCAGGACGTACTGCAGGCCCAGGTTGGCCGTGCCCATCCCGGGAACCGTCACGCCGCCCGGCAGGCCCGGCCGCGGATCCAGTTGCGCCTGCAACTCGAAGCCGCTACCCAGGGCGTGCCCCGCGGCCTGCACGTGCGGCACCCGGAACCCGACGACCGTGTTCGGCGAGACGAGGGCCGAAACCTCCAGGTTGGGGTCGGCTCGCCAGACCATTCCCAGGATCGGGAACACCGGCGGCGCCACCGATCCCGGGGGTACCGCCAGCGTATAACCGGCACCCAGTGACCACTCCGAGGATCCGAGCGGCTGCTGCTGCGGCGTGAAGACGATCATGCTGCCGGTGGTGATATCGCCCGGCCGGGGCCCCCCCTCCTTCGCAATGGCGG contains:
- a CDS encoding Rieske 2Fe-2S domain-containing protein is translated as MSDFVPVGKAADIEPGAWQKYQVGPSEVVVFNVDGQFHAIDDTCPHRGGPLSHGFLEGQVVYCPLHGWPFDVTTGEMPGAPEICVPRYSVRVDGEELLVSRQPAAPEPAGK